One region of Chitinophaga varians genomic DNA includes:
- a CDS encoding ABC transporter ATP-binding protein: MSQNGIAISVKGLKKSYKDLPVLTGVDFEVKKGSIFALLGTNGAGKTTIVRILATLLQHDSGQVIVNGFDVVSQPGHVRQSISLTGQFAAVDEILTGRENLMMMARLRHLPHPDLIVDDLLQRFGLSDAAHRRASAYSGGMRRRLDIAMSLVGNSSVIFLDEPTTGLDPEGRIEVWKIIEELAGSGTTVFLTTQYLEEAEQLADRIAILHKGRIIVNGTLGELKKLFPPAKVEYIEKQPTLEEIFLSIIGQKTEI, translated from the coding sequence ATGTCTCAAAATGGAATCGCTATCTCTGTAAAGGGATTAAAAAAATCGTACAAGGACCTTCCGGTGCTCACGGGCGTGGATTTCGAGGTGAAGAAGGGCAGTATTTTCGCACTGCTGGGCACTAACGGTGCCGGCAAAACGACGATCGTCCGGATATTGGCCACGCTGCTTCAGCATGACAGCGGCCAGGTTATCGTCAACGGGTTTGATGTAGTATCACAGCCCGGCCATGTGCGGCAGTCTATCAGCCTGACCGGCCAGTTTGCCGCAGTGGACGAGATATTGACAGGACGGGAAAACCTGATGATGATGGCCCGGCTGCGGCATCTTCCGCATCCCGACCTGATCGTGGACGACCTGCTGCAACGCTTCGGCCTCTCGGATGCGGCCCATCGCCGGGCGTCTGCCTATTCCGGTGGTATGCGCCGCCGGCTGGATATCGCTATGAGCCTGGTGGGCAATTCCTCCGTGATATTCCTCGATGAGCCCACCACCGGCCTGGACCCTGAAGGCCGCATAGAAGTATGGAAGATCATCGAAGAACTGGCTGGCAGCGGCACTACCGTATTTCTCACCACGCAGTACCTGGAAGAAGCGGAACAGCTGGCCGACAGGATCGCTATCCTGCACAAAGGCAGGATCATTGTGAACGGTACGCTGGGAGAACTGAAAAAGCTGTTCCCGCCGGCGAAAGTGGAATACATTGAAAAACAGCCTACGCTGGAAGAAATCTTTCTGTCAATTATTGGCCAAAAAACTGAAATATAA